A stretch of Rhodoferax potami DNA encodes these proteins:
- a CDS encoding PfkB family carbohydrate kinase, which produces MTPDPSAAFLSVTVVGGSNMDVSAKAHSAVTAGDSTPGSIQYSPGGVGRNLAENLARLGARVQLLSVVGDDVFGRQVVASTAATGVGVDAMLTIAGQRTATYLSLHQPDGEVAMAVNDMDILESLTPEVCAASPALSDANALLLVDCNLAQPTLAHLLGLKRKVVVDGVSVAKCRRLVGLLAGVYLLKLNHLEASALSGLPVDTPEQCPAAVQHFLDGGVERVIVSHGASGLAWGQLGAEPFFRQSRKVRVVSSTGAGDALLAGAVAALLAGKVMKDAVEYGVACAEITLSSTFANSPDLTDAAVRHHMSKNA; this is translated from the coding sequence ATGACCCCTGATCCGTCCGCAGCTTTTCTCTCGGTCACCGTGGTAGGTGGCTCCAATATGGACGTGAGCGCCAAAGCGCATAGCGCGGTTACCGCCGGGGATTCCACGCCCGGGAGCATTCAATATTCGCCCGGCGGAGTCGGCCGCAACTTGGCAGAGAACCTGGCTCGGCTCGGTGCGCGTGTGCAGTTGTTGTCGGTGGTGGGCGATGATGTTTTTGGCCGCCAAGTGGTGGCCAGCACCGCCGCAACCGGCGTGGGCGTTGACGCTATGTTGACGATTGCCGGTCAACGCACGGCGACCTATTTGTCCTTGCACCAGCCCGATGGCGAGGTGGCGATGGCCGTGAATGACATGGACATTCTGGAATCGCTCACGCCTGAGGTGTGTGCGGCTTCTCCCGCCTTGTCAGATGCCAATGCGTTGCTGCTGGTGGACTGCAATCTGGCGCAGCCAACGCTGGCCCACCTGCTGGGTCTGAAGCGAAAGGTGGTGGTGGATGGCGTGTCGGTGGCCAAGTGCCGGCGACTGGTAGGGCTCTTGGCAGGTGTGTATCTGCTCAAACTCAATCACCTCGAGGCCAGTGCGCTCAGCGGTTTGCCGGTAGACACACCGGAGCAATGCCCGGCCGCTGTGCAACACTTCCTGGATGGCGGTGTTGAGCGGGTGATCGTCAGTCACGGTGCATCCGGCCTTGCGTGGGGACAACTGGGAGCAGAGCCCTTTTTCAGGCAGTCCCGCAAGGTGCGGGTAGTGAGCAGCACAGGGGCGGGCGATGCCTTGTTGGCAGGGGCAGTGGCTGCCCTGCTGGCGGGTAAAGTGATGAAAGATGCGGTGGAGTACGGCGTTGCCTGCGCAGAGATCACGCTTTCAAGTACATTCGCCAACTCGCCGGATTTGACCGATGCCGCCGTCCGGCACCATATGAGCAAGAACGCATGA
- a CDS encoding disulfide bond formation protein B: MDKAPRRVFSAVFLACTAMLAFGMYLQHVVGLEPCPMCIVQRYALILVAICAALAAASGRKGLQVAGSVLLVVFAVAGAYVAARQSWLQWYPPEVVSCGRDLYGMIETFPLKRALPMIFRGGGDCSKIDWTFLGGTIANWSFICFSAFAVFGGLMTWRRLKAA, encoded by the coding sequence ATGGATAAGGCGCCGCGTCGTGTGTTCAGTGCGGTCTTCCTCGCCTGCACCGCGATGTTGGCGTTTGGCATGTACCTGCAGCATGTGGTGGGCCTGGAGCCGTGCCCGATGTGCATTGTTCAGCGCTATGCTCTCATTTTGGTAGCTATCTGCGCAGCGTTGGCGGCGGCTAGCGGCCGAAAAGGCTTGCAAGTGGCCGGTTCTGTATTGCTCGTGGTGTTTGCAGTGGCCGGCGCCTATGTGGCCGCGCGCCAGAGCTGGCTGCAGTGGTACCCGCCCGAGGTGGTGTCCTGCGGGCGCGATCTCTACGGGATGATTGAAACCTTCCCCCTCAAGCGCGCATTGCCCATGATCTTCCGCGGCGGTGGCGACTGCAGCAAGATCGACTGGACATTCCTGGGTGGCACCATCGCCAACTGGTCGTTTATTTGCTTCAGTGCCTTTGCGGTATTTGGCGGTCTGATGACCTGGCGCCGGCTTAAAGCCGCTTGA
- a CDS encoding ABC transporter permease, with translation MDDTLIAAMLASTLRVSTPLILCALAGMFSERSGVVDIGLEGKMLFAAFAAGAAGAAYQSTALALGLGVLVAVALSWMHGLACVSHKGDQVVSGVAINIIAAGMTVVLGIAWFSQGGQTPPVGSDVRIQALFPGLPEALNGIPLVGRIVGEGLLSHNAMVYLALALVPVCWWVLFRTRFGLRLRAVGENPQMVDAAGVSVSRLRYAALTINGVLCGLAGAYLVLAQSANFSANMTAGRGFMALAALIFGRWHPVGAFWACLLFGFLDAAAIRLQGVQISGFGEVPVQFIQALPYVLTVVLLAGFIGKAVAPQALGRPYSKER, from the coding sequence ATGGATGACACTTTGATCGCAGCCATGCTGGCCTCGACGCTGCGTGTGTCCACGCCGCTGATTTTGTGCGCGCTCGCGGGCATGTTTTCAGAGCGCTCTGGCGTGGTGGACATCGGCTTGGAGGGCAAGATGTTGTTTGCCGCCTTCGCGGCCGGCGCTGCAGGGGCGGCCTACCAGTCGACCGCGTTGGCTCTGGGCTTGGGCGTGCTGGTGGCGGTGGCCTTGTCCTGGATGCATGGCTTGGCCTGCGTCAGCCATAAAGGGGACCAAGTGGTGTCCGGGGTAGCGATCAACATCATCGCCGCCGGCATGACGGTGGTGCTCGGTATCGCCTGGTTCTCCCAGGGCGGACAGACGCCCCCGGTGGGCAGCGACGTCCGTATCCAGGCGCTGTTCCCGGGTCTGCCCGAAGCACTCAATGGCATCCCGCTGGTGGGCCGGATCGTGGGCGAGGGACTATTGAGCCACAACGCCATGGTCTACCTGGCGCTGGCGCTGGTGCCCGTGTGCTGGTGGGTACTGTTCCGCACCCGTTTCGGACTGCGTTTGCGGGCGGTGGGCGAGAACCCGCAAATGGTGGATGCTGCGGGTGTGTCGGTGAGCCGCCTGCGTTATGCCGCATTGACCATCAATGGGGTTTTGTGCGGACTGGCGGGTGCCTATTTGGTATTGGCGCAAAGTGCGAACTTCTCTGCCAACATGACCGCGGGGCGTGGCTTTATGGCCCTGGCTGCGTTGATTTTTGGCCGTTGGCATCCGGTGGGCGCATTCTGGGCTTGCTTGTTGTTCGGCTTTCTGGACGCAGCGGCCATCCGTTTGCAAGGAGTCCAAATCAGCGGATTCGGCGAGGTGCCCGTGCAATTTATTCAGGCATTGCCCTATGTCTTGACGGTGGTTTTGCTGGCCGGCTTCATCGGCAAGGCTGTAGCTCCCCAGGCACTGGGTCGGCCTTATTCCAAGGAGCGGTAA
- a CDS encoding ABC transporter permease has product MNANYALPRWADLVLLPAVCLLVALLAAAGVVAMVGQDPVEVISVLVQGAFGSERGISYTLYYATTFIFTGLAVAVAFHGGLFNIGGEGQAILGGLGTGLMGLWLSHALPAWVMLPLMVLSGALFGAAWAAVPAYLQAYRGSHVVITTIMFNFIASSLLVYLLVNHLRPAGSMSVESAAFAASAKLPGMHEALAAIGIEWDASPLNMSLVLALLASAGVYLFLWRTRAGYRLRAVGSSQSAAEYAGINVRHQIVIAMAISGALAGMVGMNEIAGVNGKLLLEFVSGAGFTGIAVALMGRNHPVGIIFASVLFGALFQGGAEVAFEVSGFSREMVVMLQGFIVLFSGAMVYVIAPMLAWVLSKFVKSGVQHG; this is encoded by the coding sequence ATGAACGCAAACTATGCATTGCCGCGTTGGGCGGACTTGGTGCTGTTGCCTGCGGTCTGCCTTTTGGTGGCCTTGCTGGCCGCGGCCGGTGTGGTGGCCATGGTGGGGCAGGACCCTGTAGAGGTGATTTCGGTGCTGGTGCAGGGCGCTTTTGGTAGCGAGCGCGGTATCAGCTACACGCTGTACTACGCCACTACCTTTATCTTTACCGGGCTTGCAGTGGCAGTGGCCTTTCACGGCGGGCTTTTCAACATCGGTGGTGAAGGGCAGGCCATTCTGGGCGGCTTGGGTACCGGTTTGATGGGCTTGTGGCTGTCCCATGCGTTGCCTGCTTGGGTGATGCTGCCGCTGATGGTGCTCAGTGGTGCCTTGTTCGGGGCCGCCTGGGCTGCGGTACCTGCGTATTTGCAGGCGTACCGCGGCAGCCATGTGGTGATCACCACCATCATGTTCAACTTCATTGCCAGCAGCTTGTTGGTCTACTTGTTGGTGAATCACCTGCGCCCAGCCGGCTCGATGTCGGTTGAGAGTGCCGCATTTGCAGCATCGGCCAAGTTGCCCGGCATGCATGAAGCGCTGGCGGCAATTGGCATTGAGTGGGATGCATCACCCCTCAACATGAGCCTGGTCTTGGCCTTGCTCGCCTCGGCCGGGGTGTACCTGTTTTTGTGGCGTACCCGCGCAGGGTATCGCCTGCGGGCGGTGGGCTCCAGCCAAAGTGCGGCGGAGTATGCGGGCATCAACGTGCGGCACCAGATCGTGATTGCGATGGCGATTTCCGGCGCTTTGGCCGGCATGGTCGGCATGAACGAAATCGCCGGCGTCAATGGCAAATTGTTACTGGAGTTTGTGAGTGGTGCCGGCTTTACGGGTATCGCGGTGGCCTTGATGGGGCGCAACCACCCGGTGGGCATCATCTTTGCCAGTGTGTTGTTTGGCGCACTGTTTCAGGGCGGTGCTGAGGTGGCATTTGAGGTGTCAGGCTTCAGCCGTGAAATGGTGGTGATGTTGCAAGGGTTTATCGTGTTGTTCTCCGGGGCAATGGTCTATGTGATTGCGCCGATGCTGGCGTGGGTCTTGTCAAAGTTTGTGAAGTCGGGGGTGCAACATGGATGA
- a CDS encoding ABC transporter ATP-binding protein, whose product MQGINKRFGAVAANADVNLRVTSGTVHGIVGENGAGKSTLMSILYGFYQADSGEISVLGKPVTIRNADDAIAQGIGMVHQHFMLVDTLTALENVMLGAEPHWLLHKADATVRSKLETLMQATGLQVKLDAVVADLPVGDRQRLEILKALYRGAKILILDEPTAVLTPQETEHLFKVLRVLRGQGTTILLITHKLKEVMGLCDTVTVMRGGKVVQEMPIAQASVESLAEAMVGRKVQMGRLDADARPVGEVLLSVRDVVVKDALQVIRLHGLNLDLRAGEIVGVAGVSGNGQSELLDVLSGLLAPDAGSLATGGQTFSAARWLDPQTARDLGVAHVPEDRHARAMVMDFVAWESAVLGYDGLPAYSSGGWMSHAAMREATAGLMERFDVRPRDPELKSSKFSGGNQQKLVLARELGQSPKVLLVGQPTRGVDIGAIEFIYSQLRAMRDAGCAVLVVSSELDEILALSDRVIVMNQGRVSGELAIEDCTEAGIGLLMTGGSQ is encoded by the coding sequence ATGCAAGGCATCAACAAACGGTTTGGGGCAGTAGCCGCCAATGCCGATGTGAACTTGCGGGTGACCAGTGGCACGGTGCACGGCATCGTGGGCGAGAACGGTGCGGGTAAAAGCACCTTGATGTCCATTCTGTACGGCTTCTATCAAGCGGACAGTGGCGAGATTTCGGTTCTCGGCAAGCCGGTAACGATCCGCAACGCAGATGATGCGATTGCACAAGGCATCGGTATGGTGCACCAGCACTTTATGCTGGTCGATACCCTGACCGCGCTTGAAAACGTCATGCTGGGTGCCGAGCCCCATTGGTTGTTGCACAAGGCCGATGCGACTGTGCGCAGCAAGCTCGAGACCTTGATGCAGGCGACCGGCCTGCAGGTGAAGCTGGATGCGGTAGTCGCCGATTTGCCGGTAGGCGACCGCCAACGCCTGGAAATCCTCAAAGCCTTGTACCGCGGCGCCAAGATTTTGATTTTGGACGAGCCCACCGCCGTTCTGACTCCGCAAGAGACCGAACACTTGTTCAAGGTGCTCCGGGTGCTGCGCGGGCAGGGCACCACGATTCTGTTGATCACCCACAAGCTTAAAGAAGTCATGGGCTTGTGTGACACCGTCACCGTGATGCGGGGCGGCAAAGTAGTGCAAGAGATGCCGATTGCGCAGGCTTCTGTAGAAAGCCTGGCCGAGGCCATGGTGGGTCGCAAAGTGCAAATGGGTCGGCTGGACGCTGATGCGCGCCCGGTGGGCGAGGTTTTGCTGTCGGTGCGAGATGTGGTGGTGAAAGATGCACTGCAAGTCATTCGTTTGCATGGGCTCAACCTCGACTTGCGGGCCGGTGAGATTGTGGGGGTTGCAGGTGTTTCCGGGAATGGTCAGAGCGAGTTGTTGGATGTGCTGTCCGGATTGCTGGCCCCCGACGCGGGCAGTTTGGCCACCGGTGGGCAAACATTCAGCGCTGCCCGTTGGCTGGATCCACAAACCGCCCGGGACTTGGGGGTTGCCCATGTACCGGAAGACCGGCATGCACGCGCCATGGTGATGGATTTTGTCGCTTGGGAGTCTGCCGTGCTTGGCTATGACGGTTTGCCCGCCTATTCGAGTGGCGGCTGGATGTCGCACGCTGCCATGCGTGAGGCGACTGCCGGCTTGATGGAGCGCTTTGATGTGCGCCCGCGCGACCCTGAGCTCAAGAGCAGCAAGTTCTCCGGCGGCAACCAGCAAAAACTCGTGCTGGCACGGGAGCTGGGGCAGTCACCAAAAGTGCTGCTGGTAGGGCAGCCGACGCGTGGGGTCGATATTGGCGCTATTGAATTTATTTACTCCCAGCTGCGCGCGATGCGCGATGCAGGGTGTGCGGTGCTGGTCGTATCCAGCGAATTGGACGAGATTTTGGCGCTGTCGGATCGGGTGATTGTGATGAATCAAGGACGCGTCAGCGGCGAGCTGGCCATTGAAGATTGCACAGAGGCGGGTATCGGCTTGCTGATGACCGGAGGGTCGCAATGA
- a CDS encoding oxidative damage protection protein: MARTVNCIKLGKEAEGLDFAPYPGELGKRIWEGVSKEAWAAWLKHQTMLVNENRLNLADARARQYLARQMENHFFGDGADAAQGYVPPSA, encoded by the coding sequence ATGGCACGCACCGTTAACTGTATCAAGCTGGGCAAAGAGGCTGAAGGCCTGGATTTCGCGCCCTACCCCGGTGAATTGGGCAAACGCATCTGGGAAGGCGTCAGCAAAGAGGCGTGGGCTGCCTGGCTCAAGCACCAAACCATGCTGGTCAACGAAAACCGCCTGAACCTGGCCGACGCCCGGGCTCGCCAGTACTTGGCCCGCCAGATGGAAAACCATTTCTTCGGCGACGGTGCAGACGCAGCGCAAGGCTACGTTCCCCCCAGCGCCTGA
- the argA gene encoding amino-acid N-acetyltransferase: MTSVFNFTFVPWFRSVAPYIHKFRNQTFVVGIAGEAIAAGKLHNLAQDLAMIQSMGVKIVLVHGFRPQVNEQLKAKGHTPKYSHGIRITDEVALDCAQEAAGQLRYEIEAAFSQGLPNTPMADSTVRVISGNFITARPVGIVDGVDFQHSGLVRKVDIAGITKTLDMGAMVLLSPFGFSPTGEAFNLAMEEVATSVATALQADKLIFLTEVPGIRMDPELPASEDNPIDTELPLAAAEKLLKALPAANQPTDVAFYLQHCVKACKSGVERSHIIPFAVDGAILLEVYVHDGIGTMVVDEKLESLREATEEDVGGILQLIEPFERDGTLVKRSRTEIERDAGNYTIIEHDGVIFACAALYPYPEAKTAEMAAVTVSPEVQGQGDGERILKRIEQRAKAAGLDSIFVLTTRTMHWFIKRGFAQVDPEWLPEARKRKYNWDRKSQVLVKRL, translated from the coding sequence ATGACCTCTGTCTTCAACTTCACCTTCGTTCCCTGGTTCCGGTCCGTTGCGCCCTATATCCACAAGTTCCGCAACCAGACCTTTGTGGTGGGTATTGCAGGTGAAGCAATTGCTGCCGGCAAGCTGCACAACCTGGCGCAAGACCTGGCCATGATCCAGAGCATGGGCGTGAAAATTGTGCTGGTGCACGGCTTCCGGCCCCAGGTGAACGAGCAGCTCAAGGCCAAGGGCCACACGCCCAAATACAGCCATGGCATCCGCATCACCGATGAGGTGGCGCTGGATTGCGCCCAAGAGGCGGCCGGCCAACTGCGCTACGAGATTGAGGCGGCGTTCAGCCAAGGTCTGCCCAACACGCCCATGGCCGACTCCACGGTGCGGGTGATTTCAGGCAACTTCATCACCGCGCGCCCGGTAGGCATCGTGGACGGGGTGGACTTTCAGCATAGCGGGCTGGTGCGCAAGGTGGATATCGCAGGCATCACCAAAACGCTCGACATGGGTGCCATGGTGCTGCTCTCGCCCTTCGGCTTTTCGCCCACCGGCGAGGCGTTCAACCTCGCCATGGAAGAGGTGGCAACCAGTGTGGCCACCGCGCTGCAGGCCGACAAATTGATTTTTCTGACCGAGGTGCCCGGCATCCGCATGGATCCGGAGCTGCCCGCCAGCGAAGACAATCCGATTGACACCGAGCTCCCCCTGGCCGCAGCAGAAAAACTGCTCAAGGCCCTGCCCGCCGCCAACCAGCCTACCGATGTCGCCTTTTACCTGCAGCACTGTGTGAAGGCTTGCAAATCGGGCGTGGAACGCAGCCACATCATTCCGTTTGCTGTGGATGGCGCCATCCTGCTGGAGGTGTATGTGCACGACGGCATTGGAACCATGGTGGTGGACGAGAAGCTGGAAAGTCTGCGCGAGGCCACCGAGGAAGATGTGGGCGGCATTTTGCAGCTGATTGAACCCTTTGAGCGCGATGGCACGCTGGTCAAACGCAGCCGCACTGAGATCGAGCGCGATGCGGGCAACTACACCATCATTGAGCACGACGGTGTGATTTTTGCATGCGCGGCACTCTACCCCTATCCCGAAGCCAAGACCGCTGAAATGGCGGCGGTCACCGTGTCACCGGAAGTGCAAGGCCAAGGGGATGGTGAGCGCATCTTGAAACGCATTGAGCAGCGCGCCAAAGCGGCGGGGCTCGACAGTATTTTTGTGCTGACCACCCGCACCATGCATTGGTTTATCAAGCGCGGTTTTGCGCAAGTAGACCCCGAGTGGTTGCCCGAGGCCCGCAAGCGCAAATACAACTGGGACCGTAAGAGTCAGGTCTTGGTCAAGCGGCTTTAA
- a CDS encoding BMP family lipoprotein, translating to MNVKSPVRMTLLAATLAASFQAIAADPAVVFDMGGKFDKSFNEAAYNGIEKWKKETGKKYLSFEITNESQREQAIRRMAERGASPIIGIGFGQASSIEKVAKEFPKLQFAIIDMVVDLPNVQSVVFKEQEGSFLVGTIAAMASKTGKVGFVGGMDIPLIRKFECGYKQGALFANPKAEVIGNMTGTTGAAWNDPARGGELAKAQFSQGVDVVFAAAGGTGIGVYQAAKDSSKLAIGVDSNQNHLHPGTMLTSMLKRVDTAVYNVAKGHKAGMTVLGLKEGGVDYAVDANNAKLITPEIKKKVEAAKADIISGKIKVADFMADNACKL from the coding sequence ATGAACGTTAAATCTCCTGTGCGCATGACGCTGTTGGCCGCTACCCTGGCCGCCAGTTTCCAGGCTATCGCTGCTGACCCGGCGGTGGTGTTCGATATGGGCGGCAAGTTTGACAAGTCCTTCAACGAAGCGGCTTACAACGGCATCGAAAAGTGGAAAAAAGAGACCGGCAAGAAGTACTTGTCGTTCGAAATCACCAATGAATCCCAGCGCGAGCAAGCGATCCGCCGTATGGCTGAGCGCGGTGCCAGCCCGATCATCGGTATCGGTTTCGGCCAAGCCTCCAGCATTGAAAAAGTGGCCAAGGAATTCCCCAAGCTGCAATTCGCCATCATTGACATGGTCGTAGACCTGCCCAACGTGCAGTCCGTGGTGTTCAAAGAGCAAGAAGGCAGCTTCTTGGTTGGCACGATTGCAGCCATGGCCAGCAAGACCGGCAAGGTCGGCTTCGTCGGCGGTATGGACATCCCCCTGATCCGCAAGTTTGAGTGCGGCTACAAGCAAGGCGCTTTGTTCGCCAACCCCAAGGCGGAAGTCATCGGCAACATGACAGGCACCACCGGCGCGGCTTGGAACGACCCCGCACGCGGCGGCGAGCTGGCCAAGGCGCAGTTCTCGCAAGGTGTTGATGTCGTGTTTGCAGCAGCTGGCGGCACCGGTATCGGTGTGTACCAGGCAGCAAAAGACAGCAGCAAGCTGGCCATCGGTGTGGACAGCAACCAGAACCACCTGCACCCCGGCACGATGCTCACATCCATGCTCAAGCGCGTGGACACTGCGGTGTACAACGTGGCCAAGGGCCACAAGGCTGGCATGACTGTATTGGGTCTGAAAGAAGGCGGCGTGGATTACGCAGTGGATGCCAACAACGCCAAGCTGATCACCCCTGAAATCAAAAAGAAGGTGGAAGCCGCTAAGGCCGACATCATCAGCGGCAAGATCAAAGTTGCTGACTTCATGGCTGACAACGCCTGCAAGTTGTAA
- a CDS encoding pseudouridine-5'-phosphate glycosidase, translating to MNPYLDIAPEVQHALQNGVPVVALESTIISHGMPYPQNVQTALMVEAEVRAHGAVPATIAIVNGRLKAGLSEADIEQLGRSGRDVVKVSRRDVPFIVAAGATGATTVASTMIIAAMAGIRVFATGGIGGVHRGAQESFDVSADLQELAQTPVAVVCAGAKSILDLRLTLEYLETHGVPVVGYQTKALPAFFTRDSAFSVDYRLDTPLAIAQVLHAKWAMGLSGGMVIANPIPAEYAMPSEAIDAAIEQALAEAQAQKIGGKESTPFLLARVCEITGGDSLASNIQLVLNNARLASAIGQSLQTLRKA from the coding sequence CTGAATCCTTATCTCGATATCGCACCCGAAGTGCAACACGCCTTGCAAAACGGCGTACCCGTGGTGGCCTTGGAGTCCACCATCATTTCTCACGGCATGCCGTATCCGCAGAATGTGCAAACGGCCTTGATGGTCGAGGCAGAAGTCCGCGCCCATGGCGCGGTGCCAGCCACGATTGCGATTGTGAACGGGCGCCTGAAGGCGGGCCTCTCGGAGGCCGACATTGAGCAACTCGGCCGCTCCGGCCGCGATGTTGTGAAGGTCAGTCGCCGTGATGTGCCGTTTATTGTGGCGGCGGGTGCTACCGGCGCGACCACTGTGGCGTCGACCATGATCATCGCCGCGATGGCTGGGATCCGCGTGTTTGCAACGGGTGGCATTGGCGGAGTGCATCGGGGTGCCCAAGAAAGCTTTGATGTGTCTGCAGACTTGCAAGAGCTGGCACAGACCCCGGTGGCCGTGGTGTGCGCGGGCGCCAAATCCATTCTCGACTTGCGTTTGACCCTCGAGTACCTTGAAACGCACGGTGTGCCCGTCGTGGGGTACCAGACCAAGGCATTGCCCGCATTTTTTACCCGCGACAGTGCGTTTTCGGTGGACTACCGCCTGGATACGCCACTGGCTATCGCCCAAGTGTTGCACGCAAAGTGGGCTATGGGGCTGAGCGGTGGCATGGTTATTGCGAATCCCATCCCTGCGGAGTATGCAATGCCCAGCGAAGCGATTGACGCTGCAATTGAACAAGCATTGGCGGAAGCCCAAGCACAGAAAATCGGAGGGAAAGAATCCACTCCATTTTTGTTGGCGAGGGTTTGCGAAATCACGGGTGGTGACAGCTTGGCATCCAATATCCAGCTAGTGCTGAACAATGCGCGACTGGCCAGTGCCATCGGACAATCGTTGCAGACGCTGCGCAAGGCCTGA
- a CDS encoding FAD-dependent oxidoreductase, with amino-acid sequence MPDSNACAAHSAHSGLPGAWAHRAAWTILDTDFQQSRQFVATWRAWRADPARPVMLHYAGHISLDGLALLRRELAATKSDADDLYLALLHELQDRDAGIHRILLDRGQVSLTLCIGDSHTFLGDHKLFANTVWFSAGAHLWSKWTAKALSRLCARGATLEAQLPADAPAEWLLEAGFVRCSPVSVTGTVNATFDPPWPLGNKEPPLAPEALATAPSCCVVGAGISGASVAYALARRGWQVTVLEAAPHAAAGASGLPVGLVVPHVSADDSPRSRLSRVGAKLMLQHCRDLLQGGEEWALSGVLEHRFSEGPDRLHHAAAWVKPAALVKAWLQHPNITVHYAKPVARLQRNGDLWSLRGQDDSPLAEAKVVVLATAFASRALLEADGMQAHRAPSLHLTLGDLQAVHGTASTGSMPPHSESPAWSHPHNGHGCFIPSVPGPAGQFWLAGSSFEPDNTPTPESLAQHRVAPLAEQHRANLERLQTLLPEAAEATAPLFQGGQVNGWSGTRCVTHDRLPLAGPVDTNALNGLWMHVGMGARGLTFSALGAEMIAARICHEPWPVESALAKSMDSQRLRKRRAVREVESDST; translated from the coding sequence GTGCCTGACTCCAACGCCTGCGCGGCACACTCCGCCCATAGCGGCTTGCCCGGTGCCTGGGCGCACCGCGCGGCGTGGACTATTCTGGACACAGACTTTCAGCAATCTAGGCAATTTGTAGCCACTTGGCGTGCGTGGCGTGCCGACCCGGCGCGCCCGGTCATGCTGCATTACGCTGGGCACATCTCGCTCGACGGACTTGCTCTGCTGCGGCGTGAGCTCGCGGCGACCAAATCCGATGCGGATGACTTGTACCTAGCGCTCTTGCATGAACTGCAAGACCGCGACGCCGGCATCCACCGCATCCTGCTCGACCGGGGGCAAGTGTCACTGACGCTGTGTATCGGCGACAGCCACACGTTTTTGGGCGACCACAAGCTATTCGCCAACACCGTCTGGTTTTCCGCAGGCGCCCACCTGTGGAGCAAATGGACGGCCAAGGCCTTGTCCCGTCTGTGCGCCCGAGGTGCAACGCTAGAAGCGCAACTTCCCGCAGATGCGCCCGCAGAATGGCTGCTAGAAGCCGGTTTTGTGCGTTGCAGCCCCGTTTCAGTTACGGGCACGGTGAACGCCACCTTCGACCCGCCTTGGCCCTTGGGCAACAAAGAGCCCCCTTTGGCGCCGGAGGCCCTGGCAACGGCACCCTCATGCTGTGTGGTCGGTGCCGGAATATCAGGCGCCAGTGTGGCTTACGCCCTCGCCCGGCGGGGCTGGCAAGTCACGGTGCTGGAGGCAGCGCCACACGCCGCTGCCGGGGCGTCTGGCCTGCCGGTCGGCTTGGTGGTGCCCCATGTGTCTGCCGATGACAGCCCACGCTCACGGCTCTCGCGGGTCGGTGCCAAGTTGATGCTGCAACACTGCAGAGATCTGCTGCAAGGCGGCGAAGAGTGGGCACTGAGCGGTGTGCTGGAGCACCGTTTTTCAGAAGGCCCAGACCGCCTGCACCATGCGGCTGCATGGGTCAAGCCGGCGGCCTTGGTGAAAGCCTGGCTGCAGCACCCCAACATTACGGTGCACTACGCAAAACCAGTAGCCCGACTGCAGCGTAACGGTGACCTTTGGTCTCTTCGGGGCCAAGACGACAGCCCGCTGGCAGAAGCGAAGGTGGTGGTCCTGGCCACGGCATTCGCCAGCCGCGCGTTGCTGGAGGCCGACGGCATGCAAGCCCACCGGGCCCCCTCGCTGCACTTGACGCTGGGCGACCTGCAAGCGGTCCACGGCACCGCTAGCACCGGCTCGATGCCACCGCACTCCGAGTCCCCCGCTTGGAGCCACCCGCATAACGGCCATGGTTGTTTTATCCCCTCGGTGCCGGGGCCGGCAGGCCAATTCTGGCTCGCGGGCTCCAGCTTTGAGCCCGACAACACGCCAACCCCGGAGAGCCTTGCACAACACCGTGTGGCCCCGTTGGCAGAACAACACCGCGCTAATCTGGAGCGCTTGCAGACCCTGTTGCCTGAGGCTGCAGAAGCCACGGCGCCCCTGTTTCAAGGCGGCCAAGTGAACGGATGGTCCGGAACCCGCTGCGTCACTCACGATCGATTGCCCTTGGCCGGGCCGGTAGACACCAATGCCCTTAACGGACTGTGGATGCATGTGGGGATGGGGGCGCGCGGCTTGACGTTTTCAGCACTGGGCGCCGAAATGATCGCCGCGCGCATCTGTCACGAGCCTTGGCCGGTCGAAAGTGCCTTGGCCAAATCTATGGACTCTCAACGCCTGCGCAAGCGACGTGCCGTCCGGGAAGTAGAGAGTGACAGCACCTGA